In one window of Zingiber officinale cultivar Zhangliang chromosome 11A, Zo_v1.1, whole genome shotgun sequence DNA:
- the LOC122031771 gene encoding probable protein phosphatase 2C 66 — MGSCLSSTRPSPASDGTLKGNHSGGAASWSGRNKARKEKHKRAGAALRDGEAGGAGLIQEDELQSVPGRMFSNGFSEAACLYTQQGKKGTNQDAMIVWENFASSKDTIFCGVFDGHGPYGHMVSKKVRDSLPLKLSTRWRASLTGHESPDLNGSISGSMNSEETSSIIDDDGRDSLDVEENEKLPEMYLPLKQSFLKSFKLMDKELKFNPLIDCFCSGTTAVTIVKQGHDLVMGNIGDSRAVMGTRDKDNNLLAVQLTVDLKPNLPREAARIQQCKGRVFALQDEPEVARVWLPNNDSPGLAMARAFGDFCLKDYGLISVPEISYHRLTEKDEFIVLATDGVWDVLSNKEVVDIVASAHSRSAAARAIVDCAVRAWRLKYPTSKVDDCAVVCLFLESISSHDPPQACNPEKVHTERLETTVSSVDEKQIEGKQEMQDLTSVDAPTPVSEPSYSVQDANEAVPIAEQVESMPERSPSTRSLAECISTREKEEWSALEGVSRVNSLVNLPRFLSNEKSSLNWKKWL; from the exons ATGGGCTCCTGTCTCTCGTCCACCCGGCCGTCGCCGGCCTCTGACGGAACCCTAAAGGGGAACCACAGCGGCGGCGCCGCCTCTTGGAGCGGAAGGAATAAAGCAAGGAAGGAGAAGCATAAGAGGGCTGGCGCTGCCCTCCGCGACGGGGAAGCGGGCGGTGCGGGACTGATTCAGGAGGACGAGCTCCAAAGCGTGCCCGGTCGGATGTTCTCGAATGGCTTCAGCGAGGCGGCTTGCCTGTACACGCAGCAGGGAAAGAAAGGCACCAATCAGGACGCTATGATCGTGTGGGAG AATTTTGCTTCGTCAAAAGACACTATCTTCTGTGGGGTTTTTGATGGCCATGGGCCATATGGTCATATGGTTTCTAAGAAAGTCAGAGATTCTCTTCCTCTTAAGTTGTCCACTAGGTGGAGAGCTAGTCTTACCGGTCACGAGAGCCCTGATCTAAATGGTAGCATTTCTGGCAGTATGAACTCTGAAGAAACCTCATCCATTATCGATGATGACGGGCGTGATTCTTTAGATGTTGAGGAGAATGAAAAATTGCCAGAGATGTATCTCCCATTGAAGCAGTCTTTTCTCAAATCTTTCAAGTTGATGGACAAAGAGCTGAAGTTTAATCCCCTAATTGATTGCTTCTGCAGTGGGACCACGGCTGTCACTATAGTAAAGCAG GGACATGATCTCGTTATGGGAAACATTGGCGACTCAAGAGCTGTAATGGGAACACGAGATAAGGACAATAACTTGTTAGCTGTGCAGTTAACTGTTGATCTAAAGCCCAATCTTCCAa GGGAAGCTGCCAGAATCCAGCAATGTAAAGGGAGAGTTTTTGCACTGCAGGATGAACCAGAAGTTGCTCGAGTATGGCTGCCAAACAATGACTCTCCTGGTTTGGCTATGGCCAGAGCTTTCGGAGATTTTTGTCTCAAAGATTATGGTCTAATATCAGTTCCAGAAATTTCATATCACCGACTAACTGAGAAAGATGAGTTTATTGTTCTTGCCACTGATGGG GTGTGGGATGTCCTTTCCAACAAGGAAGTCGTAGACATTGTTGCATCTGCACACTCTCGCAGCGCTGCTGCTAGGGCCATTGTTGACTGTGCGGTACGTGCTTGGCGACTTAAGTATCCTACATCTAAAGTCGATGACTGTGCTGTGGTCTGTCTATTCCTGGAAAGCATATCGTCACACGATCCACCTCAGGCATGTAACCCTGAGAAGGTGCACACCGAGCGATTAGAGACAACAGTTTCGAGCGTCGACGAAAAGCAAATTGAAGGCAAGCAAGAAATGCAAGATTTAACCTCTGTGGATGCTCCAACTCCTGTCTCAGAACCATCTTACAGTGTTCAAGATGCAAATGAGGCAGTCCCAATTGCcgaacaagtggagagtatgccaGAAAGGTCCCCATCTACCAGGAGCCTTGCCGAATGCATATCCACAAGAGAGAAGGAAGAGTGGTCTGCCCTAGAAGGTGTTTCCAGGGTGAACTCCTTAGTCAATCTCCCAAGATTTTTATCGAACGAAAAGAGCTCCTTGAACTGGAAGAAATGGTTGTAA